ATATAGAAAAAAACTTAATGTCTTACTATGATGAATATGAACTTGACATGGGTTTACGATTTGAAGTTGACACGTGAGAGTATATTTTAAGCCCAGTTAATATGATGCATTCAGCGATTTTCACCTATAATATGCGGAAATTTGTCACTCAACTAATGAGGGATTTACTAGAATGTGAAATCCTATTATTAATTCGATAATCGCATAATTGGGATTTTGGTACATCGATATAGACACTCTTGTCACCAACTACTTAGGTATCGCTAAACTTGCACATTCCTTCAATTTAACATTTGTGAGGTTGGAATTAGCACTATAATAGGAATTAGTTGTATGATTCTATCATGTTCGATTTAGTCAAATCTGAAGCAGCAACATTTGATTTTAGCATCTATGTTTGCACTGAGTTCGGTGAGAACATTCGCATTAATTTTTTACTGCAAAATCAACCTAGCTAGCGTGAGACATTGGAGACAGGGCAAGCATTGTGATTTCTGACCTTTCTTTCTACAGTGCAAATCCAACCATGTGCATTCTTCAGGTGAGTCGACCCACCAAAACCTGATCGGTCAAGCATTGTGATTCCAGGTATTTTTCGTCAAATTAAATGGACTGGAGCTGGAATCTTAGAAGCAGAAAGAACGATAAATTGCTTTGTAGGAGGTTGTTCATTTCCTGGCTTGCAGTTTTGTGATGATCATAGTGAATCCAAATCTCACCTATTTTAAAGTGCGGTTGTTCTCATTGGATTTGGTTTCGCATTTTGcaaattcattcattcattgaAGCATTGGTAATTGATATGTTGAACTATCTTGGTTGAAGCAGACCCCTAAGAGAAGGGATTTTCGTTGGTTTTTCTTGAAGCTACTTTGGAGGCATCGCATTAATCAGTGGAGGGCCAGAACTCCAAGCTACTTTCAGTCTCTGCCTCTCGTTGATGCTGTGATTCAAACTGCGAGATTCACAGTCAAAGGATGTTGGGACCATCAAAGGAGAATCACCTTTGAGTTGCATTTGAAATTACGTGCTATGGAGAAGTCACTTATGAACCTCTAGATCAATGTTGTCCATTATGCAGcagcaattgttgatgatttagATTTTAAGAGGGTGTGCATTTGTTGGATATGTAACATTCTAGTATATTTTGATCATAGAATTTGAACTTTTTGCTTCTTGGTCCTTGATGTAATCAGTTCGTGTTGATCAATATAAAGTCAATTTACTACggaataaattttcatttgcagATAATTAGTGATGTTTACCATGTAAATCTGAGTTGATTGCAATGATACGTATTTGCACCTTCTTTTCTGGAAATGAAGTGTATTTGGTGTCCCTCAAATTGAGAGAATCTTTACAGGATATAAAAAAGCCcgtaattacaaaatatttttcgacaAAAGAAGGCTGGCTCACAAGAATAGGAATCGTTTTCATTACACTAGCAATTATATGGCTCCTTTTGCTCCTAAATAAACCGCGGCAAAGGATTAGTAGTTTCAAGGAAATTCATTCTACCAAAACACCTCCCATTTTAATCAAGAAACCTCCACCAAATTCAACATAGAAATTCATAATCTAACAGATCATGAAACTCAGACCCCACAACCATATCAAAGCTATGAGACCCTAAGCATCACATCCCCTTGATCTGAGGACACAGTTTAGATCTCAACAGAAGCATAATAATTAGATGATGCGGAGCGTAATAATCCAATGATGTGGATTGATTGTTGTTCTTTCTACTGTCATcatggccatggccatggccgTGGGGATTCAGATCATGCCCACTGGGCAACTTTTGCTCATGATTCACTAATAGAAAGTTGAAGAAGGTAGGGTTGGTGTTGTCGTCGTCTTGTTCAATGAGGCTAGTGTTGAAACTTTGGGGGACGGAGGAGCCCCTAGGCTTGGTGAGTTCAGGATGAGTGAGGGGGATTTGAGGATGAAGTTCTCATAGATAGGGTAAACGGTTCCAGTTTTCGTATAAGTTCCATTCAGAATATGGAACTTACCCGTCGGAACAAGTTTATCATATTTTGGAACTTAGAATGTACCTTACATATCCTGTAACTTGGAATCTATCTTGTCACAGATTCCATGATTGGTCTAAGGTCTACTAGGTTCCATGTGTATTATCAATTAAATGATTGGAGTATTACTACTTGTTGCTACAATCAATTGACCACAAATTATATTTAGATAGATGAAAACTATAAAACATTAATAGAATAAAAGTCTCAGTTGTAAAATGAAAGCTCAAACTAGTGATTTTAGATTACACACTCATCATTGGATGCTATGAAATATGGTAGGATCGCGCAAAgacattaataaagaaaaatacaaaaacttattCAAGGTTTCACTTATTTAGAATCTGGAACCTATCCATCGAAACAGGTTTTCCAAGTTctctaatttttagaatttgaaacctACCGTACATACCTTAGAATCTAAAACAGGATAGGTTCCCACTGGTTCGATTTttaggttccaagtttcaagttCTACCCTAATACCATGTTTACCCCTACTTGCAAGTGTGGTGGCCTTGGCATATAGTTCTGTAGATGGGTGGGTCATCCTTTATCTTTTGGACCTGCTTGGTCGCTTGACACCCCTGGTCGAATTTGTGAGAGCATCCGTAGTAGTTCCTACAAACACAGCTTTAATCACAAGCAATAACACATTTTCCTTAATTGTTCATCATGAGAGAAGCATAAATAATTTAGCCAGGTCGATAGATGGATGTGTTtcttattgtgagattttgtggacCACTACTAACTAtttcaaaagcttaagttattaAATGTATGATTGATTTGAAGCCATGATTTTTGTAAAGATTCCCACATATTATTTGTTTTAGACATCAAGCAATAATAGAGTTCTTTCTacttcataaattatttttctcctaTATATGAGAGACTAATGAAAATGGATAAATTATTTGTGAAGTACCTTGGGAACTCCGACTTGAGAATCGCTTCTTGAGCATATTTCCTCCATGAGTACCCGTCGTAGACAAATTCATGGTCATCCAATCTTGTCCATGTATTCGAAGTCCCTCTACGGAAAAAAATGGGTAATTCCCAATTCATGTTAGAATTATTAAGATTTATGTATAAATCTgaacaaaaaacagaacaaataaaatatatatgaaaaattaatgaaaatggatGCATCATTTGTAAGGTACCTAGGTAACTcgaacttgaaaatcaaattctAGTCCAGTCTTGTCTATCTATCTAAAGTCAATCTGAGCAAAAATGAGtaattttacttctttttttttgttagaattacTTAGACGAATATAGATAATTTAGCTCCATGTAAAACCTCTTTCATCCTATGCTCTgtgtaaaatttattttatctgGGTTATCCGttttatatccaactttattatattttaaggAGACAGCAAACACAAAATaggataaattttgattttatcaaACTACTAAACGTTGAAGGGAGATCTTCACACTGTCATTTTCAAACATGCGatttcttcccaaaaagaagctttataattatttttttttaattgcgtGAAACACTagttaaattgataaattactTTCAGACAAAGTCAGaagtaaaaaatagaaaaaatataaatagacCTTAATTGCCTCGGGACCGGGGTACTAGTGCTCTCCTCATCAGAGTCCTCCAACCTGACACAGGATTTGGTTGGGACCTGCGAGACCTCGTCGGACTCGGCCATCCCCAATAAGGATAGGCTGTTGGCGAACGACTCCTTGAGGTCTTCGAGCAGATCTTCTGCAGACGAGGGCAGCTGTATGTTATTGCCAGCTTGGGACTGAGCGCTGAACAGATCTAGGAGCGTCGTTACGGACTTCTGGGCTCGGAGGATCTCCTCGATCATGCGCTTGCGGCTTGTGGAAAGGTTCTGAGGCCAAGCGAAACGCTCCATTGATGTAAATACActtgccaaaaaagaaacttaCATATGTTATTATAATTGCGGGAAACTTCatttaaatagataaattacttttcagacaaagtcaaaagtaaaaagacgCGAATTTTGGCCCTTGCGTACCTTGGGATCGGAGGCTTGATGCTTTCACTTCCCTCCGAGATCTCGGACCTGACACAGGCGTTGGTCGGGAGCTGCAAGACCTCGTCGGACTCGGCGCTCATCGATTCAGATATGGAGTTGCCGAACGACCTGAGGACGTTGAAGAACAGATCTTCAGCGAACAGGGGCTGCCCTGTGTTATTGCCAGTTTGAGAGTGAGCGTCGAAAAGATCTCTGAGCTTCTTCGTGGGATTCTGGTCATGGAGGAGATCCTGGATCGCGTGCTTGCGGCTTGAGGAGAGGTTCTCAGGCCAAGCGAAACGCTCCATCGATGAGACAGGTGTTGGGCTTTGCTGGGCGACGAGGGAGAAAaacgaagagagagagcgagagaggctTTTTGACGAGGACAAAAGTGCTCCGGGCCGTGCGGAAAAGAGGCAAGGAAAATTGGGGGGAGGGTTGTGCGAAAATTCCGTGTCTCCTGGGATCTAGAAAACAATGAATATCTTGTCTTATCAGTACTATCATATATCGATGGGAGCGGATGgtttaattttctcaaatgtCATTATGTATGTgactcaaaattataa
This Eucalyptus grandis isolate ANBG69807.140 chromosome 7, ASM1654582v1, whole genome shotgun sequence DNA region includes the following protein-coding sequences:
- the LOC120296366 gene encoding probable WRKY transcription factor 62 isoform X2; translated protein: MERFAWPENLSSSRKHAIQDLLHDQNPTKKLRDLFDAHSQTGNNTGQPLFAEDLFFNVLRSFGNSISESMSAESDEVLQLPTNACVRSEISEGSESIKPPIPSVFTSMERFAWPQNLSTSRKRMIEEILRAQKSVTTLLDLFSAQSQAGNNIQLPSSAEDLLEDLKESFANSLSLLGMAESDEVSQVPTKSCVRLEDSDEESTSTPVPRQLRGTSNTWTRLDDHEFVYDGYSWRKYAQEAILKSEFPRNYYGCSHKFDQGCQATKQVQKIKDDPPIYRTICQGHHTCK
- the LOC120296366 gene encoding WRKY DNA-binding transcription factor 70-like isoform X1 gives rise to the protein MERFAWPENLSSSRKHAIQDLLHDQNPTKKLRDLFDAHSQTGNNTGQPLFAEDLFFNVLRSFGNSISESMSAESDEVLQLPTNACVRSEISEGSESIKPPIPSVFTSMERFAWPQNLSTSRKRMIEEILRAQKSVTTLLDLFSAQSQAGNNIQLPSSAEDLLEDLKESFANSLSLLGMAESDEVSQVPTKSCVRLEDSDEESTSTPVPRQLRGTSNTWTRLDDHEFVYDGYSWRKYAQEAILKSEFPSCVCRNYYGCSHKFDQGCQATKQVQKIKDDPPIYRTICQGHHTCK